A genomic region of Rhipicephalus sanguineus isolate Rsan-2018 chromosome 1, BIME_Rsan_1.4, whole genome shotgun sequence contains the following coding sequences:
- the LOC125757156 gene encoding MAM and LDL-receptor class A domain-containing protein 1-like — MQGNMVVAEASSPTLHNTGHLCVVKFWFNYQAPNDTHQFLMELHVNGFQIVAWDSWELAENLRQGEWNEGQFLLGRYRSSVQILLRGYDSPSDDSYTAIDDISFQSCGMPVPMPQPNPGMFTCKNKVAVVMEHRCDYIDHCGDLSDEDGCDDYKFRCNFDSSFCDWTPLEASQGGGWTRVKPFQYLTRGPTRDHTSGGKDGNVTSSARRAISPQ; from the exons ATGCAAGGAAATATGGTCGTGGCTGAGGCGTCGAGTCCAACACTGCACAACACGGGCCACCTGTGCGTTGTCAAATTCTGGTTCAACTACCAGGCTCCAA ATGATACACACCAGTTCCTCATGGAGCTGCACGTTAACGGGTTTCAAATCGTGGCCTGGGATTCTTGGGAACTTGCTGAAAACCTAAGACAAGGGGAATGGAACGAAGGCCAGTTTCTGCTGGGACGCTACCGCTCTTCAGTGCAG ATACTCCTGCGAGGCTATGACTCTCCAAGTGACGACAGCTACACTGCCATCGACGACATATCTTTCCAAAGCTGTGGCATGCCAG TGCCGATGCCACAACCAAATCCAGGAATGTTCACCTGCAAGAACAAGGTTGCGGTGGTAATGGAACATCGCTGCGACTACATTGACCACTGCGGTGACTTAAGCGATGAAGATGGTTGCG ATGACTACAAATTTAGGTGCAACTTCGATTCGTCATTCTGCGACTGGACTCCCCTGGAGGCAAGCCAAGGCGGTGGTTGGACAAGAGTAAAACCTTTCCAGTACTTGACTCGCGGACCAACGCGAGACCACACAAGTGGAGGAAAAGATGGTAACGTTACATCATCTGCACGTCGTGCGATTTCCCCACAGTAG
- the LOC125757158 gene encoding apical endosomal glycoprotein-like: protein MIQSRPPVRPEHCVTASGPLPKSSTETTTTAPSNCSRNEFSCLSVAHCIPANQLCDFLKQCPDGSDESHCGACDFSVDMCGLQAARAQTQPRWTRLSTVLVSNNQARFPLLPREDSSHNERGFYAAFLRTDAAVPRGRNTALMTPQLGAMGHSCRLSFYTFLPRQTHLSVDVVETLRDKDKRGTIKRRVLRVWDDTEQVTWKMQAVNVGNRRPGARFYFSAAENASIDDIEYHHCHPEDTTEESVNCTFETKNGCGWYQENIADSGEWEILSGKPPFASPDHTTGHDIKGAYDNVTHEAILSALEAVGLGGKIYIQRMDRHPIIMAAEESLKEEC, encoded by the exons ATGATACAGTCTCGACCGCCTGTTAGACCTGAGCATTGTGTGACTGCCTCAGGTCCGCTGCCCAAGAGTTCAACTGAAACCACCACTACCGCACCATCAAACTGCTCACGTAATGAGTTCAGCTGCCTATCCGTCGCCCACTGCATCCCGGCAAACCAACTGTGCGACTTCCTCAAACAGTGTCCTGACGGTTCGGACGAAAGCCACTGCG GCGCCTGCGACTTCTCGGTGGACATGTGCGGTCTACAGGCCGCACGCGCGCAGACCCAGCCCCGTTGGACCCGCCTATCCACCGTCCTGGTTTCCAACAACCAAGCACGTTTTCCTTTGCTGCCTCGCGAAGACAGCAGCCACAACGAGCGCGGCTTCTACGCTGCTTTCCTCAGGACAGATGCCG CTGTTCCCAGGGGTCGCAACACAGCCTTGATGACTCCTCAGCTGGGGGCGATGGGCCATTCATGCAGACTCAGTTTCTACACCTTTCTGCCTAGACAGA CACACCTTTCTGTTGACGTTGTGGAAACACTGAGAGATAAAGACAAGAGAGGGACCATCAAAAGGAGGGTGCTGCGTGTTTGGGACGACACGGAGCAAGTTACTTGGAAGATGCAGGCAGTGAACGTCGGAAACCGACGTCCCGGCGCAAGA TTCTACTTTTCTGCTGCTGAGAACGCCAGCATCGACGACATTGAGTACCACCACTGTCACCCTGAGGATACAACGGAAGAAT CTGTGAACTGCACTTTTGAAACAAAGAACGGGTGCGGCTGGTACCAAGAGAATATCGCGGACTCCGGTGAATGGGAGATTCTTTCTGGCAAGCCGCCCTTTGCCTCGCCTGACCACACTACAGGACATG acATTAAAGGGGCTTACGACAATGTCACCCACGAAGCCATCCTAAGTGCGTTAGAAGCAGTAGGACTTGGTGGCAAGATCTATAT ACAGAGAATGGACCGACACCCGATTATTATGGcagccgaggagtccctcaaggaggagtgcTAA